One genomic segment of Impatiens glandulifera chromosome 6, dImpGla2.1, whole genome shotgun sequence includes these proteins:
- the LOC124942716 gene encoding uncharacterized protein LOC124942716 isoform X1, giving the protein MEEAKSKMDSPSLPYVNLDSSLRALAGQAEGFGRSAIGGLHGPLYHVTTLEDKHNNYGWRLQYIFQVNIGANLRQLNVEILLALFWRLLEKFFTTVSSGFYKVCSFLFIYFLFSSSLEQPTSIYN; this is encoded by the exons ATGGAAGAAGCTAAATCTAAAATGGATTCTCCATCTCTGCCTTATGTGAACCTCGATTCTTCTCTCCGAGCTCTCGCCGGTCAAGCTGAAGGTTTCGGCCGCTCTGCCATCGGCGGTCTTCACGGTCCACTTTATCACGTTACTACTTTGGAAG ACAAGCATAATAATTATGGATGGAGACTGCAATATATTTTTCAAGTCAATATTGGTGCCAATTTGAGACAACTCAATGTTGAGATATTGCTTGCCTTGTTCTGGAGGTTGTTGGAGAAATTTTTTACTACGGTTTCATCAGGTTTCTACAAGGTTTGtagttttttgtttatttattttctgttCTCATCATCTTTGGAACAACCCACATCTATTTACAATTAA
- the LOC124942716 gene encoding uncharacterized protein LOC124942716 isoform X2, with protein MEEAKSKMDSPSLPYVNLDSSLRALAGQAEGFGRSAIGGLHGPLYHVTTLEEAETEFHNIIRRFAETVSLDPTKHMSWLV; from the exons ATGGAAGAAGCTAAATCTAAAATGGATTCTCCATCTCTGCCTTATGTGAACCTCGATTCTTCTCTCCGAGCTCTCGCCGGTCAAGCTGAAGGTTTCGGCCGCTCTGCCATCGGCGGTCTTCACGGTCCACTTTATCACGTTACTACTTTGGAAG AGGCTGAAACAGAGTTCCATAACATTATAAGAAGGTTTGCAGAAACAGTCTCATTGGATCCAACAAAACATATGTCGTGGCttgtttaa
- the LOC124943699 gene encoding uncharacterized protein LOC124943699, with product MGKENKNKAKEVKEFGEIDTRKKVMGTGLRDSTFSRLGPVQNVGPSQGIGSDKARHSHTGPRASHNATILIHIDHIKYGPGLTNPDTTQATGLATTALDEKGATIVGPDYIGPDTSTSPVIVDDIICVSSSCFVDSVNGVHKGYFKGGNGGDDVIDCVNINNQLASNHRPIDDNTKDLETERSSYPVEIKMESTSNGELSQGWQKYGKCPEGTVPIRRSTNSITRKHPSPHFNSSLFVGIDEQVHEYAIVKSVGRLFGASATFTVWKPEVEHNEFSLAQIWISSENDENMNTIEVGWIVSPRRYGDDQPRLFTFWTRDGYNTTGCYDHDCAGFVQIDFSIQLGQPIFPSTLGGQLTFLTIMVYKDYGEDGHWWLYVNGIIIGYFPKNLFTSLSEYADRVDFGGEILNKENEGHHTTTQMGNGLYAHENGTSTVSEIKVYDQYRNPVEELHEVFITDSPCYGLLVFGNSIFYGGPGYSAICP from the exons ATGGGGAAAGAGAACAAAAATAAGGCAAAAGAAGTAAAAGAATTCGGGGAAATTGATACAAGAAAGAAAGTGATG ggcaccggtctTAGGGATTCTACTTTCTCAAGATTAGGTCCTGTTCAAAACGTTGGTCCTAGTCAGGGTATCGGTTCTGATAAAGCTAGACATAGCcacaccggtcctagagcttctcataatgcTACCATACTTAtccatattgaccatattaagtATGGTCCTGGACTTACTAATCCTgatactactcaagctaccggacttgctactaccgCTCTTGATGAAAAAGGTGCAACCATTGTTGGTCCCGACTATATTGGTCCTGATACTAGCACAAGTCCTgttattgtggatgatattatt tgcgtttcatcatcttGCTTTGTTgatagcgtcaatggagtccataAAGGGTATTTCAAGGGGggaaacggg GGTGATGATGTGATTGATTGTGTTAACATTAATAATCAACTTGCATCCAACCATCGTCCTATAGATGATAATACTAAAGATTTAGag ACGGAACGTAGCTCTTACCCCGTTGAAATCAAAATGGAGTCAACATCCAATGGAGAATTATCTCAAGGATGGCAAAAATACGGAAAATGCCCAGAAGGAACTGTTCCCATTAGAAGGAGTACAAATTCTATCACTCGTAAACACCCTTCGCCTCATTTCAATAGTAGCTTATTTGTAGGCATTGACGAACAGGTGCACGAG TACGCTATAGTCAAAAGTGTTGGTCGCTTATTTGGAGCAAGTGCAACGTTTACGGTATGGAAACCTGAAGTCGAACATAATGAATTTAGTCTAGCTCAAATATGGATTAGTTCGGAAAATGATGAAAACATGAATACCATTGAAGTCGGATGGATA GTTTCTCCAAGAAGATATGGTGATGATCAACCAAGATTATTCACATTTTGGACA AGAGATGGTTACAATACTACAGGTTGTTATGACCATGATTGCGCTGGATTTGTACAAATTGATTTCAGCATTCAGCTTGGTCAACCCATTTTTCCTTCCACTCTTGGAGGGCAATTAACTTTCCTAACAATTATGGTCTACAAG GATTATGGTGAGGATGGACACTGGTGGCTATATGTAAATGGTATTATCATAGGATATTTTCCTAAGAATCTCTTCACTTCATTGAGTGAATATGCTGATAGAGTGGATTTTGGTGGAGAGATTCTTAATAAGGAAAATGAAGGTCACCACACAACTACTCAAATGGGAAATGGACTATATGCCCATGAAAATGGAACAAGTACTGTATCTGAAATTAAAGTTTATGACCAATACCGAAATCCAGTTGAAGAATTGCATGAAGTTTTTATCACAGATAGTCCATGTTATGGTTTACTTGTTTTTGGTAATTCTATATTTTACGGAGGACCCGGTTATTCTGCAATCTGtccttaa